One Bacteroidota bacterium genomic region harbors:
- a CDS encoding cysteine--tRNA ligase, with amino-acid sequence MSSKLTIYNSYSRKKEVFEPINPPHVGMYVCGPTVYGDPHLGHARAAINFDILFRYLKHLEYKVRYVRNITDVGHLENDADEGEDKIAKKARLEQLEPMEIAQYYTNRYHDSIRLLNCLPPSIEPKASGHIIEQIEIVEKILEKGFAYKTEENIYFDLVKYAKEHEYGKLSGKVIDDLMNNTRELKGQGDKKNPVDFALWKKGSPEHIMKWTSPWNTGFPGWHLECSAMGAKYLGLPFDIHGGGLDLMFPHHESEIAQANAAFGENPCKYWVHNNMITINGQKMAKSLGNFITLEELFAGNHELLTQAFSPTITRFFILMAHYRSTIDFSNDALLASEKGLGRLMTAYSKIDSLQASETSSLDINAWSERCYTMLNDDLNTARLIAELFEGAKYINLLLDKKESLTKEDLDFFKKQMKIFVEDILGLQLEQESAGSGNTEGFIELLLQLRAKARENKDWASSDLIRDQLKELGVIIKDGKEGASWEWA; translated from the coding sequence ATGTCTTCAAAACTAACGATTTATAATTCCTACTCCCGAAAAAAAGAAGTTTTCGAACCCATTAACCCTCCTCATGTGGGTATGTATGTGTGTGGTCCAACAGTTTATGGTGATCCTCATTTAGGTCATGCCCGTGCTGCTATTAATTTTGACATTCTATTCCGCTACCTCAAGCATTTGGAATATAAAGTACGATATGTACGTAACATCACCGATGTGGGTCATTTGGAAAATGATGCTGATGAAGGAGAAGATAAAATTGCAAAAAAAGCACGACTGGAGCAATTGGAGCCAATGGAAATAGCGCAATATTACACCAACCGTTATCACGACTCTATTCGGCTTTTGAATTGCCTTCCTCCCTCAATAGAACCAAAAGCATCCGGACATATCATTGAACAAATTGAGATTGTTGAAAAAATCCTTGAAAAAGGATTCGCCTATAAAACAGAAGAAAATATCTATTTCGATTTGGTGAAATATGCAAAAGAGCATGAATATGGGAAGTTGTCAGGTAAAGTAATTGACGACCTGATGAACAATACCCGCGAACTCAAAGGGCAAGGTGATAAGAAAAATCCAGTTGATTTTGCCCTTTGGAAAAAAGGATCGCCAGAACATATTATGAAGTGGACTTCTCCTTGGAATACAGGTTTCCCAGGCTGGCACTTGGAATGTTCAGCGATGGGTGCAAAATATTTAGGACTTCCTTTTGATATTCATGGAGGAGGACTCGATTTAATGTTCCCTCACCACGAATCAGAAATTGCGCAAGCTAATGCTGCATTTGGAGAGAATCCATGCAAATATTGGGTACACAACAATATGATTACCATCAATGGGCAAAAGATGGCTAAATCATTAGGGAATTTTATTACTTTGGAAGAGCTTTTTGCAGGAAATCATGAGTTATTAACCCAGGCATTTAGCCCAACAATTACCCGTTTCTTTATTTTAATGGCACATTACAGAAGTACCATCGATTTTTCCAATGATGCACTTTTGGCTTCAGAGAAAGGATTGGGTCGTTTGATGACAGCTTATTCAAAAATTGACAGTCTTCAGGCGAGTGAGACATCCTCCTTAGATATTAATGCTTGGTCAGAGAGGTGTTATACCATGCTGAATGATGACCTCAATACAGCTCGTTTGATTGCTGAATTATTCGAAGGGGCTAAGTACATTAACCTCCTTTTGGATAAAAAAGAAAGTCTTACCAAAGAAGATTTGGATTTCTTCAAAAAGCAAATGAAGATTTTTGTTGAAGATATTCTTGGATTGCAATTGGAGCAGGAATCTGCTGGAAGTGGAAATACAGAAGGCTTTATTGAACTCCTTTTACAACTCAGAGCAAAAGCACGTGAAAACAAAGACTGGGCAAGCTCAGACCTTATCCGCGATCAACTGAAAGAATTGGGAGTTATTATCAAGGATGGGAAAGAGGGTGCAAGTTGGGAGTGGGCATAA
- a CDS encoding GDP-L-fucose synthase has product MDKQAKIYIAGHLGMVGSGIHRNLTAQGYNNFVFRSIDELDLTNQKAVADFFALEKPEYVILAAAKVGGILANSTYRAQFIYENLMIQNNIIHQSYINGVKKLLFLGSSCIYPKFAPQPMKEEHLLTGTLEETNEPYAIAKIAGIKMCEAYRDQYGCNFISVMPTNLYGPNDNFDLKNSHVLPALIRKFHEAKINNSPFVEIWGTGSPKREFLHVNDMAAACVYLMQNYNEKGFVNIGCGEDISIKDLALLVKKIVGFEGELQFDSSKPDGTPRKLLDVSRLNATGWKPTISLEDGIRSVYEKVFLKK; this is encoded by the coding sequence ATGGATAAACAAGCCAAAATATATATTGCCGGTCACCTAGGAATGGTGGGTTCTGGCATCCATAGAAATTTAACCGCACAGGGATATAACAATTTTGTTTTTAGAAGCATTGATGAATTAGACCTGACTAATCAAAAAGCAGTTGCAGATTTCTTTGCATTAGAAAAACCGGAATATGTAATCCTTGCAGCCGCAAAAGTAGGTGGCATTTTGGCCAATAGCACTTACCGTGCTCAGTTTATATATGAAAACCTGATGATACAAAACAACATCATTCATCAGAGTTATATAAATGGTGTGAAGAAACTATTATTTTTAGGAAGCAGTTGCATTTATCCAAAGTTTGCTCCTCAGCCCATGAAAGAAGAGCATTTATTAACCGGAACTTTAGAAGAAACCAATGAACCTTATGCCATTGCAAAAATTGCTGGTATAAAAATGTGTGAAGCCTATCGAGATCAATATGGATGCAATTTCATTTCTGTAATGCCTACCAATTTGTATGGCCCAAACGATAATTTTGATCTAAAGAATTCTCATGTATTACCTGCCTTAATACGCAAGTTTCATGAAGCCAAAATAAACAACTCTCCCTTTGTAGAGATTTGGGGGACTGGTTCACCAAAACGAGAGTTTTTGCATGTAAACGATATGGCAGCAGCTTGTGTTTACCTGATGCAGAATTACAATGAAAAGGGTTTTGTGAATATTGGTTGTGGTGAAGATATTTCCATTAAAGACCTAGCCTTATTAGTAAAAAAGATTGTTGGTTTTGAAGGAGAATTACAATTTGATTCCAGTAAACCTGATGGAACTCCCAGAAAACTTTTAGATGTTTCAAGACTGAATGCAACGGGCTGGAAACCTACTATTAGTTTGGAAGATGGAATTAGAAGTGTTTACGAAAAAGTGTTTTTGAAGAAATAA
- the gmd gene encoding GDP-mannose 4,6-dehydratase, whose amino-acid sequence MKKALITGVTGQDGAYLAEFLLEKGYEVHGIKRRSSLFNTNRIDHIYKDLHEADVNFRLYYGDMTDSSNLIGIVQKVQPDEIYNLAAQSHVQVSFETPEYTANADALGTLRILEAVRMLGLEKKTKVYQASTSELYGKVQETPQSETTPFYPRSPYAAAKLYAYWIIVNYREAYNMFACNGILFNHESPLRGETFVTRKITRAASRIVLGLQNKFYLGNINAKRDWGHAKDYIEAMWLMLQQDEPEDFVIATGKTTTVRDFVTLSFQKLGVNLRYEGVGVNEKGIVDSIDEDLLRKLEIENNSLNKGDIVLEVDPVYFRPTEVELLLGDPSKAKAKLGWTPKRDLNELVEDMIEYDLKKMKKEKFLMDSGFKTKNELK is encoded by the coding sequence ATGAAAAAAGCACTGATTACAGGAGTTACGGGACAAGACGGAGCCTATTTAGCAGAGTTCCTTTTGGAAAAAGGATATGAAGTACATGGTATCAAAAGAAGATCTTCATTGTTTAACACCAACAGAATTGATCACATCTACAAAGATTTACATGAAGCTGATGTAAATTTCAGATTGTATTATGGCGATATGACCGATTCCAGTAACCTGATTGGGATTGTACAAAAAGTCCAGCCTGATGAGATTTATAACCTGGCAGCTCAATCACATGTGCAGGTTAGTTTTGAAACTCCTGAATATACTGCTAATGCTGATGCACTAGGCACACTTCGTATTTTGGAAGCAGTGCGCATGTTAGGGCTGGAAAAGAAAACCAAAGTTTATCAAGCATCCACATCAGAGCTTTATGGCAAAGTGCAAGAAACTCCTCAGAGCGAAACCACTCCTTTTTATCCAAGATCACCCTATGCTGCTGCAAAGCTTTATGCTTACTGGATTATTGTTAATTATCGTGAAGCATATAATATGTTTGCCTGCAATGGAATTCTGTTTAATCATGAATCTCCACTCAGAGGAGAAACCTTTGTAACCCGGAAAATAACAAGAGCTGCTTCGCGAATTGTATTAGGACTTCAAAATAAATTTTATTTAGGTAATATTAATGCAAAACGTGATTGGGGACACGCCAAAGACTATATTGAAGCCATGTGGCTGATGTTGCAACAAGATGAACCTGAAGATTTTGTAATTGCGACTGGAAAAACCACTACTGTTCGTGATTTCGTCACATTATCTTTTCAAAAGTTAGGAGTTAATTTACGATATGAAGGAGTGGGCGTAAATGAAAAAGGAATTGTAGATAGTATTGATGAAGATCTATTAAGGAAGCTTGAGATTGAAAATAATAGTCTTAATAAAGGAGATATTGTACTTGAAGTTGATCCAGTATATTTCCGTCCAACTGAAGTTGAATTATTATTAGGAGACCCGAGCAAGGCAAAAGCAAAACTTGGTTGGACACCAAAACGGGATTTGAATGAATTAGTGGAGGATATGATTGAATATGATCTGAAAAAGATGAAAAAAGAAAAGTTTCTGATGGATTCAGGTTTCAAAACAAAGAATGAGTTGAAGTAA
- the mdh gene encoding malate dehydrogenase: MKVTIVGAGNVGATCAKVLANYEIADEILLIDIKKGLAEGKALDMWETSPILLYDTKTSGHTGDYSKTYDSEVVVITSGVPRSPGMSRDDLVSINAKIVKEVTEQVIRYSPRAKIIVVSNPLDVMTYTSYLTAKIPAKRIFGMAGVLDAARLKSFIALELNVSPKEINSVLLGGHGDTMVPLPRYTTVGGIPITELMSDGQINAIVDRTINGGAEIVNLIGTSAWYAPGAAAALMVETILRNQRRILPISCWLQGEYGLQDIYFGVPAVLGKNGVEEIIELQLTKKEMELVKHSAKAVKNVQKILDDMKLF, encoded by the coding sequence ATGAAAGTAACAATTGTTGGAGCTGGTAATGTAGGTGCTACTTGTGCAAAAGTACTTGCTAATTATGAAATAGCAGACGAAATACTGCTGATTGACATCAAAAAAGGACTTGCCGAAGGCAAGGCTCTTGACATGTGGGAAACCTCTCCTATTTTACTTTATGATACGAAGACCTCTGGACATACAGGAGACTATTCTAAAACATATGACTCAGAAGTTGTGGTTATCACATCAGGTGTTCCTCGTTCACCAGGTATGAGTCGCGATGATTTGGTTTCAATTAATGCAAAAATTGTAAAAGAAGTTACCGAACAAGTTATTCGTTATTCTCCAAGAGCAAAAATAATTGTAGTTTCAAACCCATTGGATGTAATGACTTACACATCCTACTTGACAGCAAAAATTCCTGCAAAACGAATTTTTGGAATGGCTGGAGTTCTTGATGCCGCAAGACTTAAATCTTTCATTGCACTGGAATTGAATGTGTCACCAAAAGAGATTAATTCAGTATTATTAGGTGGTCATGGCGATACAATGGTGCCTCTACCAAGATATACTACAGTTGGTGGAATTCCAATTACAGAATTAATGTCGGATGGGCAAATTAATGCAATTGTTGACAGAACTATTAACGGTGGAGCTGAAATTGTAAACTTAATTGGTACTTCAGCATGGTATGCACCGGGAGCAGCTGCAGCCTTAATGGTTGAGACAATTTTAAGAAACCAGAGAAGAATTCTTCCAATTAGTTGCTGGCTTCAAGGTGAATATGGATTACAAGATATTTATTTTGGTGTTCCTGCAGTATTGGGTAAAAATGGAGTTGAAGAAATCATTGAATTGCAACTGACTAAAAAGGAAATGGAATTAGTTAAGCATTCTGCAAAAGCAGTTAAAAATGTTCAAAAAATTCTTGACGATATGAAACTATTCTAG
- a CDS encoding NADP-dependent malic enzyme: MAKQFTTQEALDYHALGRPGKIEVVPTKSHCCQKDLSLAYSPGVADPCMEIHRNKEDVYKYTAKGNLVAVISDGTAVLGLGDIGPLASKPVMEGKGLLFKIFSDIDVFDIEVDTTDIDKFVETCKLISPTFGGINLEDIKAPECFEIEERLKKELDIPVMHDDQHGTAIISGAALINAAEIVGKKMSDLKIIVNGAGAAAISCSRLYVSLGAKQENVIMLDSKGVISKKRNDLNKYKKEFAVETDLQTLEEAVKDADVFIGLSKGNILSKDMVKSMAFDPIIFAMANPNPEISYEDAIEARKSLIMATGRSDYPNQVNNVLGFPFIFRGAMDVMATCINEEMKLAAAYALADLARQPVPEEVNIAYNVKNLTFGREYIIPKPFDPRLITHISMAVAKAAMESGVAKKPIENWETYQEQLSRRLGKKSAFIRNMKSRARNNPRRVVFAEADKYKILKAAEIVYNDGIATPILLGDIDRIKALIKEYSLEINGDIEIIDPRSPEESERRKEFAAHYSEKRKRRGENYQTTKDRMRHRNYFGPMMVERGYADAMISGLTTPYPETIRPALEIIGKKKGSKIVSGMYIMVTDKGPVFFADTTINMNPDVDSLVEITLQTAEKVGLYNVIPKIALLSYSNFGSTKGRVPEMVREAVKKLHNDYPDLIVDGEMQANFAMNNELMKEFFPFSKLIDQDVNVLIFPYLSAGNIAYKLVQEMSHNEAIGPVLNGLRKSVHILQMGSSVQEIVNMVTIAVIDAQYNED; the protein is encoded by the coding sequence ATGGCAAAGCAATTCACAACTCAGGAAGCATTGGATTACCATGCATTAGGACGACCCGGCAAAATAGAAGTTGTTCCAACAAAGTCTCACTGCTGTCAGAAAGATTTATCTCTGGCATATTCACCTGGTGTTGCGGATCCATGTATGGAAATTCATCGAAATAAGGAAGATGTATACAAATATACAGCAAAAGGAAATTTGGTTGCTGTTATTTCAGATGGTACAGCTGTATTAGGCTTGGGAGATATTGGTCCTTTGGCATCAAAGCCTGTAATGGAAGGGAAAGGCCTGCTTTTTAAAATATTTTCAGATATTGATGTTTTTGATATTGAAGTAGATACAACTGATATCGACAAGTTTGTAGAAACATGCAAATTGATTTCACCAACTTTTGGAGGTATTAATTTGGAAGATATTAAAGCACCAGAATGCTTCGAAATTGAGGAAAGGCTCAAAAAGGAATTGGATATTCCTGTTATGCATGATGATCAGCATGGAACAGCCATTATTTCAGGAGCGGCTTTGATAAATGCTGCAGAAATTGTCGGCAAAAAAATGAGTGACTTAAAAATAATTGTGAATGGTGCAGGCGCTGCTGCTATTTCATGTTCACGATTATATGTTTCCCTTGGTGCTAAGCAAGAGAACGTAATTATGTTGGACAGCAAGGGCGTAATCAGTAAAAAAAGAAATGATCTGAACAAATACAAAAAGGAATTTGCAGTAGAAACAGATCTTCAGACTCTTGAAGAGGCAGTAAAAGATGCTGATGTTTTTATTGGCTTATCTAAAGGCAATATATTATCTAAGGACATGGTCAAATCAATGGCATTTGATCCCATTATTTTTGCAATGGCAAATCCAAATCCTGAAATTTCCTATGAAGATGCTATTGAAGCTCGGAAATCATTAATAATGGCAACAGGTCGTTCTGATTATCCCAATCAGGTGAATAATGTACTTGGCTTTCCATTTATTTTTAGAGGTGCAATGGATGTGATGGCAACTTGTATTAACGAAGAAATGAAACTTGCAGCTGCATATGCCTTAGCAGACTTGGCTCGGCAACCAGTACCTGAGGAAGTTAATATTGCCTATAATGTGAAAAACTTAACTTTTGGTAGAGAGTATATTATCCCAAAACCATTTGATCCACGATTAATTACTCATATTTCAATGGCCGTTGCAAAAGCTGCAATGGAAAGTGGTGTTGCAAAAAAACCAATCGAAAATTGGGAAACTTATCAAGAGCAATTATCTCGAAGACTAGGCAAAAAGAGTGCTTTTATTAGGAATATGAAGTCCAGAGCTCGAAACAACCCTAGGCGTGTTGTTTTTGCAGAAGCCGATAAGTATAAGATACTAAAAGCAGCTGAAATAGTTTATAACGATGGAATTGCCACACCAATTCTGCTTGGTGATATTGATAGAATAAAAGCATTAATAAAGGAATATAGTCTTGAAATTAATGGAGACATAGAGATTATCGATCCACGAAGTCCTGAAGAAAGTGAAAGACGTAAGGAGTTTGCAGCTCATTATAGTGAGAAAAGAAAACGCAGAGGAGAAAACTACCAAACAACAAAAGACAGGATGAGGCATAGAAATTATTTTGGTCCTATGATGGTAGAAAGAGGTTATGCTGATGCCATGATTTCTGGATTAACAACTCCATATCCTGAAACTATTCGTCCTGCTTTAGAAATTATTGGAAAGAAAAAAGGATCAAAGATTGTTTCCGGTATGTATATTATGGTGACCGACAAAGGACCAGTCTTTTTTGCTGACACAACCATTAACATGAACCCTGATGTGGATAGTTTAGTTGAAATCACTTTGCAGACAGCGGAAAAGGTTGGATTGTACAATGTAATCCCTAAAATTGCGTTGCTATCGTACTCTAATTTTGGTTCAACAAAAGGTCGCGTTCCTGAAATGGTAAGAGAAGCTGTAAAAAAACTTCACAATGATTATCCTGATTTAATAGTAGATGGCGAAATGCAAGCTAACTTTGCCATGAATAATGAATTAATGAAAGAGTTTTTCCCTTTTTCAAAATTGATTGACCAGGATGTTAATGTATTGATATTTCCGTATTTGTCAGCAGGTAATATTGCCTACAAATTAGTACAGGAAATGAGTCATAATGAGGCTATTGGGCCTGTTTTGAATGGCTTGAGGAAATCTGTACATATTTTACAAATGGGTAGTTCTGTTCAGGAAATAGTTAATATGGTTACGATAGCCGTTATTGATGCACAGTATAATGAGGATTAG
- the ruvA gene encoding Holliday junction branch migration protein RuvA, whose amino-acid sequence MFEYISGNVVYKQPTFVVIDINGLAYRINISLNTFESINNAKQTKLLLHQSIKEDSHTLYGFLIEDERSLFRSLISVSGIGTNTAILILSSFKTSEIINAIINANVSLLKSIKGVGPKTAQRMIVELQDSLGKKGDTLIPAIGGRNQSVEEAISALHMLGFKKNDAEKVIVKIVRENPEEISVEELIKLALKSL is encoded by the coding sequence ATGTTTGAATATATATCTGGAAATGTAGTATATAAACAACCAACTTTTGTTGTCATTGATATTAATGGTTTAGCATATCGAATTAATATTTCATTAAACACTTTTGAGTCCATTAATAATGCAAAGCAAACTAAATTATTGCTCCACCAATCAATTAAGGAGGATTCGCATACATTATATGGTTTTTTAATTGAAGATGAACGCTCCCTATTCAGGAGTTTAATATCCGTTTCAGGTATTGGAACAAACACTGCAATTTTAATTTTATCATCTTTTAAAACTTCCGAGATAATTAATGCAATAATTAATGCCAATGTATCGTTGTTAAAGTCAATAAAAGGTGTCGGTCCAAAAACTGCTCAACGTATGATAGTAGAATTACAAGATAGTTTAGGTAAAAAAGGGGATACGCTTATTCCAGCAATAGGAGGTCGCAACCAATCAGTTGAAGAGGCTATTTCGGCTTTACATATGCTTGGATTTAAGAAAAATGATGCAGAGAAAGTAATTGTAAAAATTGTGAGGGAAAATCCGGAAGAAATAAGTGTAGAAGAATTAATTAAACTTGCACTAAAAAGTTTATAA